In Silene latifolia isolate original U9 population chromosome 6, ASM4854445v1, whole genome shotgun sequence, the genomic window AAATGTATCTGTCACATGTCATCCTCTTAGATTCTTGACTGAGGCAATTGTGCCGTCTATAAAACTCAAATTATTTCCTCATCAGAAAGCAGCTGTTGAGTGGATGCTACAGCGTGAGCGCAACATTGCTACCTTGAACCATCCCCTGTACATGGCTTTCTCAACTAAAGACACCTGTTCGTTCTTCATTAACATTGTGTCCGGCGAGTTAGTCACTGGGCCAGCTCCAACAGTACCTGACTTTCATGGCGGATTTTTTTGTGATGAGCCAGGACTTGGTAAAACTATCACAGCTCTTTCACTTATTTTGAAGACCAAAGGGACAATGGCAGCACCTCCCAAGGGATCTGAAATAATTTGGTGCAAAGATGATGAAAATCAGAAATGTGGCTTCTATGAGTGCAGTGGCAGTAGGTTCTCTGTCTTGGCCATTCTTTCTCCAGGACAAAAAAGTGAGAATCAGAATGATCGAAGGGGCCTCTTTTCTCCTGATGAGCTGATTCCTGAGAATTATTTAACTCCAAAGAGGGGCAGGCCATCAAGCTTTGGTGGTCATAGCGTTTCATCAGTGTATTCTTGTCCAGAAAGACTAGGTGCAACATCACCGGAGCTTTTGTCATCTGTGCTGGCGACATGTGTAGATCGTCGAGCAAGGGATTTGAATAGTGTTAAGAAAAATCTTATTGAAAGAATGGAGGATTCATCTGGAAATCTTAAAGACACCAAGAAACGAAGGGACGCTAGTAATATGAAACGTGCTTCAAACAATGTGACTAGTCCTGGTTTGGAAAACCCATCTGGAACATCAAGTGAATTCCAGAGTGCTAGTAAGCGGCAGAAGAATGATGTAGGAGTTCAGTATGTTGAGGATTGGATTAACTGCGATAACTGTGGGAAATGGAGGAGAGTTCCTGCTGAGAATGTTCCTGACCCAGAAGCTGTATGGTTTTGCAGTCTGAACCCTAATCCCGATTATCGGAATTGTAATGCTCCTGAAGAGGCTTCTTATCAGCCTCTTACTTTCTTGAATGGATTTTGCGGCAAAGATTCGTCAGGTGGACTACCTCAAAATGTTGCATTCTTTGTTAGTGTGCTAAAGGAGCATTACGCATTGCTCAAAagtcaaacaaagaaagctttgcgCTGGCTTGCTAGACTCCCACCCCTCCATATTTCGCAAATGGAGACAGTTGGGTTGGTTCGTCCTGGTCAAGTGACAACAAAAGAAGCTAATAGCTACCATAGAATATTTGAAGGCTTTGGCCTTGTCAAGAAAAAGGAGCAGGGTACTGTTCGTTGGTTTTACCCCAAATCCCTAGACAATCTGGTTTTTGATCTGCCTGCTCTTAGAATGGCCCTCTGTGAGCCCTTAGACTCATATAGGATGTATTTATCTAAAGCAACTCTCATTGTTGTTCCATCAAATATGTCACTGTTTGATCATACTGATTGACGTGAAAGAACAAGATGCTTGCAATTGTAGGATTATATTGTATTCCAGTTTTTATCTAATTTCATTCTTTAGTAATAAGTATTCtttcaaattatatcatttttaAGATCATTGATTTGTACAAGAATTTAATTTTGTGatgaattttgtatttttttttttttttgttctaaaGGAaaattcatgtcagccgaccccaaattattttgggattaAGAACCGCAAATAGTGTGGAAAATTTTTTGAATAGAAAACACGAACGATTTTTtaaaatgatgctcaaaaataaaaaatttatcgTTTCGGGTCGGTATTGAAACTATTTGTTGAAATGGTGTCCATGTAGGATTGTCATTCCCAAACCTAATTAAGCCACCCCCTAACCCAACATCCCCTTCTCTTTCAACTCTCACCCTTACCGTTTACCCTTCAACACCTCCGGCTACCCCACCTCCGACAACTCCATCTCCAGCATATCCCCACCATAAAATCCCACCTCCGACCACCCCCGATGTCGCCTAAGTTGCTGACCCCGCCACTGATATTACATCTTCTATCGAACACGACTCTGCCCGCCCTAACCCACCACCGCGACCACCAAAAACCATCCCCACCACAGCTCTGTCTCACGACATTTGCAAGCCGATGAGGCACATTCCCTTCCCACGGTGGTCGGAAATAGAGAGGCAGAGTTGAATGGGAAGGGGATGCTGGGTTAGGGGGTGGGTTAACTAGGTTTGGGAATGACAATCCTACATGGACACCATTTCAACAAATAGTTTTAATACCGACCCGAAAtgataaattttttatttttgaacattatttTAAAACAGAAAACACCTGCATTCATTTAATCAGTGTGGCTGATGATGGCCACAGTGCTGACGATGCAGAAGTTTTGGCATTCAAGCAGCGAGAGATTGATTTAATCGGCGTCCTTAGCAAGTTCAGAAACCTTCCTTGACTTACTACTTCCTGTCTCAACCTATATAACCCAATTCAAGTTTGTAATTGTGTATGAATCGACTTTCTAATAAATCGGATCAATGTTTGACAGGTCTAATTGTTATCAACTCCAACATTCCTAATTTTAGAGTAACCTATGCAAGAACaattatttttgttattatttccaCAACCCGAGTATTTTAGAGTAACCTATGCAAGAACAATTatttttgggatattctctcgtgtatccCTTAATTTTTTCATTTTCTAATGTGTACCCttcgtttttcacaaaaaaaaaaaaactttgaccgccaataattctctgttacaagttcagaaaacggtaatttttttttcaaatcaattatctCGTAAAGcctttgaatttgaaaaaaaaaaatccaccATCTTTTGAACTCGTAAGCGGTAGTTAGGGTTGGTCAAagcttttttaacgaataaactttggaCCATAATTCtcgactacgagttgagacgtcggtgaattctttttcaaactgaaacctcttaaagacggtcaatttgaaaaaaaaaattatcgtattCCGAATTTGTAgtcaagagttattgacggtcagtttttttgcaagaaaagaggGTACATCTTAGAAAATGAAAAATTTGAGGGGTAAACCGGAGAATATCCAATAATTTTGTTTAAATCATcaaatctacctagtataaaagtcAGGTTTTTTGAAGGCTTTTCCCATTGGCTGAAAATTTTCCGAAATTTGGCAATATATAGGGCCCACCACTTTCTATACACCttttaattaccctctctcctcCCATCTCCTCTCCTCTCCACCCAATTCAAATCTGAAAAATTACTCCGAAGAAAACGATTTTAAGTTTATTTTGCacgttttttttataataaaatcaATTTATTAATACTAAGTATAATCTAAGCTAATCTAATTtgaattaatataatctaatctTTTAAATGATCTTAAGTAAGTGATTACAAATATTTAACATCTAAAAattacttatttttttttttgaaaaaattgttttaaaatcttCAAAAAAATCCGTAAGCTAAATTTAacaatttatttcaaaaaattctCTTTAAAAATCCTGTAACTATAATAGGAAAAATATGCCattaaaaacttatataaaaataAGATTTAGGAATTTAATTGATAAATATTTTCAGAAAATATCCaagtcatttaaatttaatagatttaattttcgTTCTTAGAAATACTCTAttgttttgtaaaaaaaaaaaaaaaaaaaattcaaaaaaaaagggaagattaCATTCAAAATATGAGATTTTTTTAAATTAACGAAAATAAGttttaaataaatgaaaaaataatTTAAACGTAATATAGGCAACCAAATAAAGTAAAAAGAATATTATTTTAAAACTCATACTTACTCATATtgagtaattttatttaaaaaaataatacTCATTAGATCTATGATATTCActaataattttataaaaaataaaaaatcaacttTTAAAAAAATAACCATCAGATCTATGAGAAAttgaatagaaaaaaaaaacagaacaaAAAATGAAACAAACATAGTTGATAGTGAGAGAGATTATCAACTGggtaaacattatcgagtaaggaGATGATATATTGTTTAATGAATGAGGATTATAGAGAGAAATTATAGGTTTGAGGGAGTGATATAAAGACGGTGACTGGTGAGGGCGTGTTTGATGAGAGAGAGCGAGGGAGAAAGAGGCGTGTGAAGTATGTTTTGGAAGTATGTTAGGTTAGCATTGCTAATTTACTATAAGGTGAAGGTGGGGCCTTTGGCGATATGTACTGAGATTTTAATGGGTTAGTTTGAGGTTGTTTAAGcctattttaatcatatttagaTTTTGAGCCAACAGTTTGTTATTGAGCCTATTTAGATTGACACGAATTATAGAGTAAAATGAATCACCCTGTGAGACGGTTCATTTCAACAAATAAACTATTTATCTAATACTAATAAGTAAGTTGTTTTTATATACAACGAAATAAATCTCACCGCGTGTAAAACCGTTTCATGTAATAACGATTTGTATTAATGTTATTGTCTTTACTATATTCTTACTTacttaattttgtatatttgaaTTTCAATATTTCTACATTTTCTCCATTCataatttaataataacaattgtttaacaaGTAACCCCGTGCAAtttttgcacgggattaaaactagttttattgaattttttgcaCAACATCAAATAAAAAATCGGAcagaattaattaattttatttcaaaaaacCAGAGGATAAACAGGGGTCAGATCAGGATAACAAATTCCCCAATTCTGTTCAACCCCTGCAGGCTTTAGATTTTCATTAAACATTGCAAAAATAAAGACATCCAACAAAGACGTAGGCCTTCGAGGCGTTCCGACTAACTTCGATTTAAATATAACCCTTTGATTATATATTCTTGCATTATCCTTACTTGTATAAGGCTCTTGACCCGCACTCGGCCACCCGGTCTCGGTCACTACCACCGTTGCTCCAGGTAACCCGTTTTTCTCAAGAGCCACGTAAAATGCGTCTACCATCGCTTCGTATAGACAATAATATTTGTATTGTCCATCAATTTTAGGTTCTGCTGCGTTACATAAAGCGTAGTCTAAGGGGATATTAACCGTGTCCGAAACATAAGCGAAATACGGATATACATTGATTAATAGAGTCGGGTTATTATTTCCGCGAAGCCATGTAATGATTTTATTCATATGACTTTTAGCTTCTTTGGTAAAGTCACTAGCTGAAGGCGGATAAGTAACTCCCAGGATATTAGTGTTGACCACGGTTGAGACCTTGATCCCGGTTAGTCCAACCGCGGTTAATCCACGTAAAATGTTATTCATAGCCGCGGGTATGTGTTCTGCATTGGGGCCCGGGACCATTTCGTTCCCAACCGCTATCCAACCAAAGTTAACATTCGAGGAATAAGTGGCTATGTTTGTTCTAACCCATTCTATGGCCGCATATGGGTCACTAGCAAGGTGTGCCACGTCTTCATTCTTGACCCCCACGACGACCTTAATGCCCGAACCGCGTAGGGCATGGAGGGCTTGTGGGTTGGGTTCAAATAGCCTTAGGAGTTTGATGTTTCGTTGTTGATAGAGATTTATAACGTATTTTGGTGATGGTGGATTATTTGTTTTCATCCCATAGTTGACGCCAATTTCCGCACCTATAATTCAATCATAtaacacatctacaaatttattaaTTGCACATATTCTTGTTTATGACCCACCACCAACATATCTGTCTTTAATAATAAAACGAGTCAAATAGATGGATAAGACAAAAAGTAAAATGTTTAAGAAATGACAAACTCTTGTCTCATCTACCTATGTGGGATAGTATTTGATGACACGTTTTACACTTAAATAGATATGACCGTGTTAAGCGAGATCAACGGAATTGATTCTATGTTTTTTTCGGTATTTTTGATCTGAGTTGGTGATGAAGTACGGTAGAAAaagaaaacggaaaaaaaaattatcttctttttttttttttttttttttttgaaggaaaacATAGGGCCGATATTATATTAAATCAAGGGTTTTTCTACATGATAACCCTATGTTTTTTCAAATTCTATATGGTAACCCTAATTTCCAGGGAACACACATGGTAACCCTCAACTTTATTAATACGTATTGCCGTGACCCTAAACTTTTTTTCCGTCAATATTTTCCGTTAAGTACGTGACATGGCCAATTGCATTTGAGATTTTCTACCATACAACCCTATGTTTTtgttaaattttacaagataactctatttgttttttttttgttttttttacaaAAGAAACACTCTTAAAAGTACGTCCTTAGTTCCTCATTTTATCATTCTTAACAAGTTTTAACTCGATTACTCAGAAAAAAATGTCAACTCTCAGTATCATCATCTCTTTAAGGTATCATTACCATAAATATCCAATCGGATTCAATTAATAATCCTGGCTGCTAAaggtcgtcgacaaattactaaatatcgtcgacaattttaatgaacttccaattttgcccctccctcacactcccccttatattttcctttttattcaatAACTACCTTTCATAttccaaattttgaaaaaaaaaaaacccgactcaaatttcaaccaaaaaacgTATCGACCGCATAATTTCCATCACGAATTCAAACATTAACCAAGGTATGTGATTAGTATTAAAAAAATTTTGTATTATTTTGCTTAGTTTgtaaatttgtgacggaattaggatagatgccaaagttgtgacggaattaggatagatgctttGATTTCAATCGGATTTAGTCGTGTTTCGCGAAAATCAAACggaataattgaaaaaaaaaaaaaaaaaaatgaaaacacacGGGGCCAGGCCCAGACGAGGAACTTCTTCGTCCAAGTCCAGGCCAGCACGAAAAGAATTCCTCGTCTAATATGGGCTGGACGAAGAATTCTTTAAATCTGGGCTGGGAGTTGGACGAAGGAGTTCTTCGTCTGGCCCATttgtcttgttttttttttttttttttttttttttttttttttatgttttagaATTTGtcgatacttttttttttttttttttttaaatatttttttccgtcttgttttgttatcgttataaattaattaattattaataaattaattaattattaataattattaatattttttaatttacataaacttatatttataaattctttgtttaattaatttaattaatcaagttgttgTAAATATAATTTTGTTGCGTCTCGTTTAGTttacgtaaaatattaattaattattattaataaacccGTTcgggttaattttttttttttttaaattttaatttactTCAACTTATTTTTTGGAATAGATGGCCGGTGGAGGAAATGACCGTCACGTTCGAGCTCGAAAGGGGCTCCGGTTTGAGTCTGAGGTTGGAGATGTGAGTCGATTCGTGGACCGATGAGCGGGTGGAGGAGGAGATGGTTCGGTCGGTGATGTGATAGGTGAGGAGGAGGCGGGTATTGAGCGAGTGCGTAGGGTGCCACGTAGACGGACTGAGGAGGGGCGTTTCCAGCGGAGGTCGGATGGTAGTTCTAGTAGTGTGGTGGCTCtgaagaagaagtcgggtaagGATGTCTCTTGGTTGATCGATCATCGTGTTCCTGGTGGTCCTGACTTTCCCCACGTGATTCCTAGCTTTGGGGGCCACATTGCCCACACCTTATGGTCGACTCCTAATGAGGTCGGTCGACCGGTTTTTGACGGGTTACCACCGGTTTGGTAAGACGAGGTTGTTGAGTAGTTGGCCACTCCCCTCCGCCGTTAAGACTATTTATGACTGATCTTGGTCTttctcacctattagattccatggCCGAGAATTATAACATGCCCCTTATTTTCGCCTTTGTTGAGAGAtggcaacccgacaccaacagttttcacatgccttttggggagatgTCCATACTCCTTCACGATGTTGTTGCGAGATCTTAGGCGTTCGGGTTCTTTGTGTAATCGTTGTAAGGTGGAGAGTAATGACGGGACGTTGGCGGATCCCCTTATGTATGTATGTGGCTTCTTTGGGATTTCATCGAGAAGATTGAGGTTGCCGTTAAACTCTACTAAGAAGGTCCCTATTTACAAGAGTGGGGGTATATTGGTAGATGCAGTTTGTGAAACGGCGAGAGCTAATTGTGATGTTGTTTTTGCTCGGGGGTTTTTGGTCGTGGTGTTGGGGTCGACACTTTTTGTCGACAAATCGGTGATAGGTTACGTCCTCGAGTTGTTTCCTTTAGTGTATGATCTTGATGAAGTACACCACTACGCTTGGGGAGCCGGTGTACTTGCCTTCATGTACCGACAGTTGGGGGTAGCTTCACGTGCTGGTGTGAAGACTATTGGTAGATGTTATGTAGATGAGTGCAAAATTACAACATTATGTAGATGTTTATATAGGGAAAAATgtgaccgttataattcaaaaatagccgttataattcaaattttaccgttataattcaaaaaagccgttataattcaaaaatagccgttataattcaaatttcaccgttataattcaaattttaccgttgtaattcaaaaataaccgttacaattaataggttataaataggccattctatgtcaatttcaatcacaacatccaaatcatcttcactcactacaatactaattattcactcacaacatccaatcctaaaatggttctcacaaatgcAGAAAAAATCAGAGTTTATCAAATAAGAATCGatttaattgttcaaaatttaccaattCCGCTGATGTAAACCCGCACTAATAATTGCCGGTCTAACGTGAGCTCTAACTTGGGCATCGATAAAAGCCAACTCATCGTCATCAAACTTTGCAAAGTATCGTCGCAAATCACAAAGACAACGTTAAACCATGATTATGAAACCGGATCTCATCACAAGTCGCCACTTATTCTCTTCTAATTCAACAACTTTCATTGAAAATTTGCAATTGCACCACGCGGTAGCGGTGTTACCCCTCATTAAAGAATCGGCATCCTTATTTACGGGACCTTTTCCACCCATCCGACAAACAAAATAACGTTGTCTCAAATTCGTGTTACGACCAACTTtcttgttgcttgatttttttataccaaacccgagtCGGAGCCCGATCTCATATGCCCAATTAAACGCTTCAGTACTAGACGCAAAAAATCTGGTTGGCGTAAAATGATCTGAGTAATCAACACCGTCTCCATCGTTAATCACCTGCGCACGCATTTCAACAAGTTAGTTAGTTATTAATTCAATTATTTGCTACGGGACTAGTCGAagtaaatataaaataatataaaattaataCAAACACGGTAATAAGTTATTttttacaaaacgagtcggaaatgTTAAAGATAAAAATTTCATAtaaagacggtaattaattaattcaattgttttataatacaaaaacggcatttaattattttgtacacaacgagtcggaaataacggaaattaattataattatttgaattgtcggaaactataaaaaataaaaaaatttaatacaaatacggaaattaattattttatacaaaacgagtcggaaacaaaaaaaaaacaaaaaaaaaaaaaaaaaaaaaaaggaaacgagAATGGGCCAGACGAAGGAAAACTTCGTCCAAGACCAAGCCCAGACGAAGGGATCCTTCGTCCAAGACCAAGCCCAGACGAAGGATTCCTTCGTCCAAGCCCAACAAGAGACGACCCATTTCTTCGTCTGGACTGGGCCTGGGACGAAGAACCCCCTCGTCTCAGCCCAGTTCCgtgtcctttcttttttttttttttttttttcaattgctttttcatataaatccgtcacaaattctatcataattccgtctacattcatggcatctatcctaattcgggattcaaacgataataaaacataaatttttaacaaaactaaatcgtaaactaacctcgttactatcttcattgttgaaatcgttgttaaaatcgttcccgttcatgttgttaattacaaaacccgacttttttttttttggtttgaaatattttagtgagacggtgacttgtgttttagtgagacggta contains:
- the LOC141586278 gene encoding F-box protein At3g54460-like; the protein is MEKNNCETLIPGADYKLCGYLTIVQDMKMVPELGTRIDLFSYIECPPAQKRNSSKKNSNSKSKKTGLGGSGTVSSVVQQLKTLVNQKCLKIVSTVVEVLDGGVAVVVLIDVYLTELVWLNDWQFPRSATTAAALFRHHLRCDWEERDLILQDGYYKDTVGDQSLLNLPDCRVIGCKQHANVSDSCKKKGFELHEIFKSLPSLTFEIKSATSSIAPASMATGSGIWDLTDDILFKILSALCPADLQNVSVTCHPLRFLTEAIVPSIKLKLFPHQKAAVEWMLQRERNIATLNHPLYMAFSTKDTCSFFINIVSGELVTGPAPTVPDFHGGFFCDEPGLGKTITALSLILKTKGTMAAPPKGSEIIWCKDDENQKCGFYECSGSRFSVLAILSPGQKSENQNDRRGLFSPDELIPENYLTPKRGRPSSFGGHSVSSVYSCPERLGATSPELLSSVLATCVDRRARDLNSVKKNLIERMEDSSGNLKDTKKRRDASNMKRASNNVTSPGLENPSGTSSEFQSASKRQKNDVGVQYVEDWINCDNCGKWRRVPAENVPDPEAVWFCSLNPNPDYRNCNAPEEASYQPLTFLNGFCGKDSSGGLPQNVAFFVSVLKEHYALLKSQTKKALRWLARLPPLHISQMETVGLVRPGQVTTKEANSYHRIFEGFGLVKKKEQGTVRWFYPKSLDNLVFDLPALRMALCEPLDSYRMYLSKATLIVVPSNMSLFDHTD